One Weissella ceti DNA window includes the following coding sequences:
- the rpmA gene encoding 50S ribosomal protein L27 codes for MQLNLNNLTMHSKHKGGGSSANGRDSAGRRLGTKRADGQSINAGSIIYRQRGTHIYPGVNVGRGSDDTLFALTDGVVKFGRMGRDKRQVSVISREEYNEIIGK; via the coding sequence ATGCAATTGAATTTGAACAACTTGACGATGCACTCAAAGCACAAGGGTGGTGGATCATCTGCCAACGGTCGTGACTCTGCTGGACGTCGTCTAGGAACTAAGCGCGCTGATGGACAAAGCATCAACGCTGGATCAATTATCTACCGTCAACGTGGAACTCACATCTACCCAGGTGTAAACGTTGGACGTGGAAGCGACGACACATTGTTCGCTTTGACAGATGGTGTGGTTAAGTTCGGTCGTATGGGCCGTGACAAGCGCCAAGTATCTGTTATCTCTCGTGAAGAGTACAACGAAATCATCGGAAAGTAA
- a CDS encoding helix-turn-helix transcriptional regulator, translating to MKNTKMKLARIEADLSQASLAEKVGVTRQTIGLIELGKYNPSIKLCIDICKVLNVTLNDLFCEE from the coding sequence ATGAAGAATACTAAAATGAAATTGGCGCGTATAGAAGCTGATCTGAGTCAAGCGAGTTTGGCGGAAAAAGTAGGAGTTACCCGACAAACAATTGGGTTGATTGAGTTAGGGAAATATAATCCGTCTATCAAATTATGTATTGATATTTGTAAGGTGCTTAATGTCACTTTGAATGATTTGTTTTGTGAGGAATAA
- a CDS encoding ABC transporter permease: protein MFKYVMKRLSMLLVTLFLVISATFFLMKLMPGSPFANADKLTPDQQAALAAQYGLNDPLWMQYGNYVWRALHFDFGESFQFPGQTVSQLISMRLGPSVQIGLQALVFGVTLGILMGIFAMMHHHRRGDKVVSFMSMVGMSVPSFVVAALLQYFVGLKLGWLPIAGWEGFKFTILPTLALTIAPFALSTRFMRAKLIDVMQTDYVAFARAKGLTPRQIVKNHMLRNALLPLVTICGPLAVGLMTGSVVIEQVFAIPGIGNQFVSAILTNDYPMIMGTTIVYASLLMIVLLITDLIYGWLDPRIRFDR from the coding sequence ATGTTTAAATACGTAATGAAAAGATTAAGCATGCTGCTGGTGACGTTGTTTCTAGTCATCTCAGCAACCTTCTTCTTGATGAAATTAATGCCTGGTTCGCCTTTTGCGAATGCAGATAAATTAACACCAGATCAACAAGCAGCCTTAGCTGCGCAATACGGCCTAAATGATCCGTTGTGGATGCAATACGGTAATTACGTATGGCGTGCGTTGCACTTTGATTTTGGTGAATCATTCCAATTTCCTGGTCAAACAGTATCGCAACTAATCAGTATGCGTCTAGGACCATCAGTTCAAATTGGCCTACAAGCTTTAGTTTTTGGGGTCACATTAGGTATCTTGATGGGAATCTTTGCCATGATGCATCATCATCGCCGTGGCGATAAGGTAGTCTCATTCATGAGTATGGTTGGTATGTCTGTGCCATCATTTGTGGTGGCGGCCTTACTGCAATATTTTGTTGGTTTAAAGCTAGGTTGGTTGCCAATCGCTGGGTGGGAAGGATTTAAATTTACCATCTTACCAACCTTGGCATTGACGATTGCACCTTTTGCGTTATCAACACGCTTTATGCGCGCTAAGTTGATTGATGTCATGCAAACAGACTATGTTGCTTTTGCCCGCGCAAAAGGACTAACACCACGTCAAATTGTTAAGAATCATATGTTACGTAACGCATTGTTACCGTTGGTTACGATTTGTGGACCGTTAGCGGTTGGCTTGATGACCGGTTCAGTTGTTATTGAACAAGTCTTTGCGATTCCGGGAATTGGAAATCAATTCGTATCAGCAATCTTAACAAATGACTACCCAATGATTATGGGAACCACAATTGTCTACGCAAGTTTATTGATGATTGTGTTACTGATTACAGATTTGATTTACGGTTGGTTAGATCCACGTATTCGTTTTGATAGATAG
- a CDS encoding peptide ABC transporter substrate-binding protein encodes MKITKSLSGLMLVSVSAVAITGLAASQLHAKTGSTVDPVGTIHWTEAGPLTTMDPVKGAVNVDSNAQVAIGEGLVRSDQQNKPQLALADKMTMSSDGLTVHFKLKPNLKWSNGDALTAHDFVFGWRRAVDPTSQSTSGSSFSGIAFADDIVLGKEKNVEKLGIEALDDHTLVVKLERPLPQLKSLLTLSPFLPQNEKFVKAQGNKFGTTAKNTISSGPFKMTEWDGSSDKYAFEKNDQYFDAAHVKVPKVKVSVISNRNTGYNLYQSGVIDFTPLTAQQVSASKFSPDFKVQSNAMAASVALNQNKVPAFKNKHIREALSMSLDRELLTDKILTGSAKPARTFVAENLVEDPNTHKDFTQDIPTNDVLRFNPEKAQEKLTQGLKDLNQKNLKITLLADDSDGGSRTAQFIKAQLEALDGIEISIKTVPPRSRIMMSQAGDFEMTVTKMGADVADPTAFLDSFKSDSEMNNSGWGNPKFDQLLKEASTVNATAPEARFKQLKEAEELLTDELATIPLYYGSQAALQNPEVKDVVFHPSGAAVDWKWAHREQ; translated from the coding sequence ATGAAAATAACAAAAAGTCTATCAGGCTTGATGCTGGTGTCAGTAAGTGCAGTTGCGATTACGGGACTTGCAGCTAGTCAGTTACATGCCAAGACAGGAAGTACGGTTGATCCTGTCGGAACGATTCACTGGACTGAAGCAGGACCACTAACAACGATGGATCCTGTGAAAGGAGCGGTAAACGTTGATTCCAATGCCCAGGTGGCAATTGGGGAAGGGCTAGTACGAAGTGATCAACAAAATAAACCACAACTAGCATTGGCAGACAAGATGACGATGAGTAGTGATGGGCTAACGGTACACTTCAAGCTAAAGCCTAATTTGAAGTGGTCAAATGGTGACGCACTAACAGCACACGATTTTGTGTTTGGTTGGCGTCGAGCGGTTGATCCGACTAGTCAATCAACAAGTGGCAGTTCATTTTCGGGGATTGCTTTTGCGGATGATATTGTCTTAGGCAAAGAAAAGAATGTCGAAAAATTAGGAATTGAAGCATTAGATGATCACACCTTGGTTGTAAAGTTAGAGCGCCCATTACCGCAATTAAAAAGTCTCTTAACGTTATCGCCATTTTTGCCACAAAACGAAAAATTCGTTAAAGCACAAGGCAATAAGTTTGGCACAACAGCGAAAAACACGATTTCTTCTGGACCATTTAAAATGACCGAATGGGATGGTTCATCAGATAAATACGCATTTGAAAAGAATGATCAATACTTTGATGCAGCACATGTGAAGGTGCCTAAGGTGAAAGTGTCAGTCATTAGTAATCGTAATACCGGCTACAACTTGTACCAATCCGGTGTAATTGATTTCACACCGTTAACGGCACAACAAGTGAGTGCTTCTAAATTCAGTCCTGATTTCAAAGTCCAATCAAATGCGATGGCAGCATCAGTTGCGCTGAACCAAAACAAAGTTCCCGCATTTAAAAACAAGCACATTCGCGAAGCACTTTCGATGAGTTTGGATCGGGAATTATTGACCGACAAGATTCTAACTGGAAGTGCGAAACCAGCACGTACCTTCGTCGCAGAAAACTTAGTTGAAGATCCAAATACGCATAAAGACTTTACCCAAGATATTCCAACTAACGACGTCTTACGTTTCAACCCTGAAAAAGCGCAAGAAAAGTTGACGCAAGGTCTGAAAGACCTGAATCAAAAAAACTTGAAGATTACTTTGTTAGCAGATGATTCAGATGGTGGAAGTCGAACTGCTCAATTCATCAAGGCGCAATTAGAAGCGTTAGATGGGATTGAAATCAGTATTAAGACAGTGCCACCACGTTCACGTATCATGATGTCACAAGCAGGTGACTTTGAAATGACCGTCACTAAAATGGGGGCGGATGTCGCAGACCCAACCGCATTCTTAGATAGTTTCAAAAGTGATAGTGAGATGAATAATAGCGGTTGGGGCAATCCAAAGTTTGATCAGTTACTGAAAGAAGCCAGTACAGTAAACGCAACCGCGCCAGAAGCCCGCTTTAAGCAGTTGAAGGAAGCGGAAGAATTACTAACAGATGAATTAGCAACGATACCGCTATACTACGGCTCACAGGCAGCGCTGCAGAACCCAGAAGTTAAAGACGTTGTCTTTCATCCATCTGGTGCCGCAGTTGATTGGAAATGGGCACATCGTGAGCAATAA
- a CDS encoding DUF6773 family protein, whose amino-acid sequence MFTNKDERVTATLQRLYTAGFWLILTVTVIYVVLMSAMLKAPYHEYAFAIYLLAGIILYIAVAPILVGIIEKETMSIKTGLLSSSICGLIVGIIVTINNLANYASHYKNEQVFMLIPIFIISALSAMVITMMIIVPILLLNNWRQNEIERNLDDSEF is encoded by the coding sequence ATGTTTACGAATAAGGATGAACGGGTAACGGCAACGCTACAACGGCTATATACGGCAGGATTTTGGCTTATACTGACTGTTACGGTTATTTATGTAGTATTAATGAGCGCAATGTTAAAAGCTCCGTATCATGAGTATGCATTCGCAATTTACCTATTAGCGGGCATCATACTATACATAGCTGTGGCACCAATCTTAGTTGGCATCATTGAAAAAGAAACTATGTCAATTAAAACAGGTTTGTTAAGTAGTTCAATTTGTGGATTGATTGTGGGGATAATTGTAACAATTAATAATCTTGCAAATTATGCGTCACATTATAAAAATGAACAAGTGTTTATGTTAATTCCGATTTTTATTATTTCTGCGCTATCTGCTATGGTGATCACAATGATGATTATTGTACCAATTCTGTTACTAAATAATTGGCGCCAAAACGAAATTGAACGCAACTTGGATGATTCAGAATTTTAA
- a CDS encoding ABC transporter permease, whose translation MVETQQITDAHFKLLSPDFKHDTKEDTTPAVSFWRGAFGRLKRHRGAMIALAILGIIFFAVTASVGFATEETTSVQNIRQQNLPPKLPGGVMGFDGSQHLVGGKTIDAYAQAGVPNEFHIMGTDEFGRDIFKRILYGTRISLLVALIATVIDLSIGVLYGMIAGWRGGKTDLFMQRFLEILAAIPSLVIFVLLILWMKPGMLTIALGIGLTSWVTMARLVRGEVLHLKSAEFVIAAKTLGTSDWKIAWKHLLPNMSSTIIVQLMFTIPGAIFFEALLSFMGLGLSTASLGTLLNEGQKSFQFYPYQLVIPMIVLSLLMMSFNALGDGLQDALNPKETINN comes from the coding sequence ATGGTTGAGACACAACAAATAACTGATGCACATTTTAAACTCCTATCACCGGATTTTAAGCATGATACCAAGGAAGATACAACACCAGCTGTGTCATTTTGGCGTGGCGCGTTTGGCCGATTAAAACGACATCGTGGAGCTATGATTGCTTTAGCAATTCTAGGGATTATTTTCTTTGCAGTAACGGCATCGGTTGGATTCGCAACAGAAGAAACAACGTCGGTGCAAAATATTCGACAACAGAATTTACCACCTAAGTTACCAGGTGGGGTTATGGGCTTTGATGGAAGCCAGCATTTAGTGGGAGGTAAAACAATTGATGCGTATGCACAAGCAGGTGTACCGAATGAATTCCACATTATGGGGACTGATGAATTTGGCCGCGATATTTTCAAGCGTATTTTATACGGTACACGTATTTCGTTATTAGTCGCATTAATCGCTACGGTGATTGATTTAAGTATTGGTGTCTTATACGGCATGATTGCTGGCTGGCGCGGTGGAAAAACGGACTTATTCATGCAACGTTTTCTAGAGATTTTGGCAGCAATTCCGAGTCTAGTTATTTTCGTTTTATTAATTCTGTGGATGAAGCCGGGGATGTTAACAATCGCCTTGGGAATTGGACTAACATCATGGGTAACGATGGCACGACTAGTCCGCGGAGAAGTCCTACATTTAAAGTCAGCGGAATTCGTGATTGCTGCGAAAACACTAGGAACGTCTGATTGGAAAATTGCTTGGAAACACTTACTACCAAATATGAGTTCAACGATTATTGTCCAACTGATGTTTACGATTCCGGGTGCGATTTTCTTTGAAGCATTATTGTCATTCATGGGTTTGGGTCTATCAACAGCATCCTTGGGAACACTATTGAATGAAGGGCAAAAGTCATTCCAATTCTACCCATACCAATTGGTGATTCCAATGATTGTCTTGTCACTATTGATGATGAGTTTTAACGCCTTAGGGGATGGCCTACAAGATGCCTTAAATCCAAAAGAAACCATTAACAATTAA
- the rplU gene encoding 50S ribosomal protein L21, with protein sequence MAEYAIIETGGKQYKVAAGDVIYIEKLDAEAGEKVTFDKVVFIDGQFGAPYVEGVSVSGTVEKQGKEKKVITFKYKPKKHSHSKQGHRQPYTKVVIDTIA encoded by the coding sequence GCAATCATTGAGACTGGTGGTAAGCAATACAAGGTTGCCGCTGGTGATGTAATTTACATCGAAAAGTTGGACGCTGAAGCAGGCGAAAAGGTTACTTTTGATAAGGTCGTTTTCATTGACGGTCAATTCGGAGCACCTTACGTTGAAGGCGTTTCAGTTTCAGGAACTGTTGAGAAGCAAGGTAAGGAAAAGAAGGTTATCACTTTCAAGTACAAGCCAAAGAAGCACTCACATTCTAAGCAAGGTCACCGTCAACCTTACACTAAGGTTGTCATTGACACTATCGCCTAG